TTCCGCCGCGACCACCACTGGACCCCGGCCGGCGCCGAAGCCACGGCCAGGCTGATGGCCGAGGAGATCCGCCGCCAGCCGTTCTACGCTGGCCTGACGAAAAAGCAGTACCGCACCGAGCCCGGGGTGATGGTGCCCAAGGATGGCACCCTGAACCTGGCCCTGAGCTACATCTGTGGCAACAACTACGGCTTCCAGTACGTGCGCGGCTACCAGACCGTGCCGCTGGCCAACGACAGCGGCGCCCTGTTCGACGAAGCGCCCGACCCCGAGGTGATCCTGGTCGGCGACAGCAACGCGGCGGCCCGTGAGGACGAGAGCAAGCAGTTCAACTTCGACGGCTACCTGAAGCAGTACCTGGAGGTGGATATCCTCAACTACGCCCTGCCCGGCGTGGGCGAAGATGGCTCGCTGCTGGAATACCTGCTGTCCGCCGACTACAAGCCCGCGGCACCGCCCAAGCTGATCATCTGGGAACTGCCGGCCAACTACCGGCTGGACTCACCCTTGATGTACCGCCAGTTGGTGCCGGCTATACAAGGGGGCTGCAAGGCGTCGCAAGCCGTGTTGGCCACCAAGCTGCAACGCCCGGCGCTGAAAGTCGGCGAACGTATCGAGCTGCTGAGCAACGCCGGCAGTGCACGCCAGACCCTGTCCAACGGCTTCCTCGATATCCGCCTGAGCGACAGGAACGTCAAGGACTTCTACCTCCTCGTCTATTACGACAATGGCGCCCGCGACAAGGTGTGGTTCCGCCGCGAGGCGGCGGTGAGCGGTGGCCAGTATTACCTGGAACTGAGCAAGGCGCCCGAGTTTGCCGGCGCCAACCTGCTCTCGGTGTTCCTCGAGCCGACCAAGGCCGGCACCGCCGCGACCGAAGTGGAGACACGGTTATGTCTGTGATCGGCAAAGCAGCCCTGGGCTTGTCAAGCGTACTCATCTTGACGCTGTTGCTCCCCCAAGCCCACGCAGCGCAATCGATCTGGCCGCCACGCGCCACCGCACAGTCGGCCATGATCACCGACTACCGCACCCTGCCCTGCCCGAAGGAGCCGCCACCGCCCTACACCGGCAGCCTGCTCCTGCAAAGCAAGTACGACCCGCGCGACGCCAGCAAATCCACCCTGCGCGCCAGCCCCGACACCGACAGCGAGCGCATCGCCGGGCAGATCAAGCCGTTCATCGCCGGCCTGATCCAGGCCGGCAAACGCTTCCAGCAGGCCAAGAAGCCCAAGCAAGCCAACCTCGCCCTGGCCTGCCAGGCCCAGTGGCTGGAGCACTGGGCCAAGGCCGGCGCCCTGCTCGCACCGGACGCCAGCAACACCGGCATGGCCGCGCGCAAGTGGGCGTTGGCGGCCATGGCCGGCAGCGTGCTGCTGACCCAGGCCGCCGCCGACGGCAAGGTGCGCCTGAGCGCCACGCAGCAGCAGTGGTTCACCCGACTAGGCGAGCAGGTGATTCGCGAATACGCGCCACGCCGCACCTCCACCACCGTGTACTTCAACAACCACGACTACTGGGCCGCCTGGGCCGTGGCCGCCACCGGCATGCTGGTGGGCCGCGACGACTTCATCCGCTGGGCCGACGGCAACCTGCGCCGGGGCCTGGCCCAGGCCGTGCGCCATGACGACTACGCCTATCTGCCGCTTGAAGTGGCGCGCAGCAAGCTGGCCGCCAACTACAGCCAATACGCCCTGGTGCCCCTGGTGCTGCTCAGCGAGTCGGCCCGCGCCAACGGCCTGGCCTGGAGCGACGACGACCAGCAGACCCTTGACCGCTTGGCCCGTTTCGCCGCCCGCAGTGTGCTCGAACCAGGCACCCTGCCCGAGCTCAAGGGCAAGGCCCAAGCCGAAGTCGCCCCCTACAAGCTGGCCTGGCTGATTCCCTTCCTCGCCCGAGCGCCCGGCCATCGCCTAGCCCGCCAGCTGTACGACGAAGAAGATGGCGAAGTGGACAACTACAGCCAGATCGGCGGCCCGCTGAAGCCGGCCTACCCCAACCTGCCGTGAACAAGGACGATCCCATGGCCCCCCTTACCCGCCTTTACTGCCTGGCCGCCCTGCTGCTGGCAAGCACCGCCCAAGCCTCACCCGCCATCGAAACCCTGCCCCTGGAGCAACACCAACGGCAACTGGCCGAGCTGCGTCAGCAAGCGCACCAGGCGGTAGCCTTCGAACAGGCCAGCCGTCCACGACCACCAGGCCGTGCCAGCGTCACCCTGCAACCGATGTTCTCGTCCCAGGCCGGCAGCTGGCCGTTCGAGCCCTTCGTCAACAACGGCCTGTTCCGCGCCATCGCCGGCTACCAGGCGCACCATCCGCAGGCCGTGATGCTGCGCAGTGGCAGCATCACCCTGGCGCAACTGCATGACGCGCTGAACGATGCCCGCATCCTCAAGCGCTACAAGGATGGCTACCTGTTGAGTTATCCGCTGATGATCGGGCCGGATGCCGGTCTGGTGCTGGAGGACACTCACCTCTACCTCTACACCTTTTCCGGCACCGCCCTGATCAACCAGGGCTGGCTGGGGCTGAACCGCTCGACACTGGAAAGCATGGCCGGCGACAAACCGGGCAACACCGACCGCGCCTGGCGGCCGTTCGTGGTGGCCTGGGCCGGCAGCCACACCCAGGTGGTCGGCTCGACACTCAGGCGCCTGGGCTACAACGCCAACCTGTCCCGCGGCCTGAGCACTGCGCTCAGCGCCCAGCAACCGGCCGGCTCCCACCCGGCCACGGTGTTGATCGAGAACAGCCTGTTCAGCGAGCTGTCCAGTGCCGTGGAGTTGCAGCACAGCCAGGCGACCCTCACCGGCAGCCAGTTCGAGCAATCGCAGCAGTACGCCATCGACGTCCGTGACAGCCAGTTGAACCTGAGCGGCAACCAGGTGCGTGGCATCGACAACAACAGCGGCGTGCGCCTGCGCGGGCAAACCCGGGCACGGGTGCAGGACAACCTGATCCTCGGCGCCGCCAAGGCGGCCATCGAGATCAGCGACCAGCGCGGCGCCGTGCTGCTGGCCGGTAATCGCATCGGCGACAGCCGCGGCAATGGCATCCAGTTGCGCAACCTTGCGCCCACCCCGTCAGCCCCCTTGCTGATCGACGACAACCTGCTGGCCAGCAGCCAGGGTAGCGCGGTGGACGCCAGTGACGTTGCGGCGTTCGCGCTGGTAGGCAACCGCATCGGCAATACCCCGGAGTACGCCGTCAGCCTGCGCAACGCCGCGCCGTTGTCCGGGCCGTTGCTGATCAGCGGCAATCACCTCGGCCAGGTGGGCAAGGCGGTGATGCGGGTCGAGGGGGTCCGGGAGATCGAGCTGGGGCGTAATACCTTCGATGGCAAGGCATTGCTGCAGAACCTGCTGATTGGCGACCTGCTGCCGTTGCAGGGGCAGGTGCTGGAGGCGACAGTGGCTCGCGGCCAGATTGTGCGGGTGTGTCACGGTAGGAGCGGCTTCAGCCGCGATGCAGGCAACGCGGTGCATGGCACCCGCCCCGCGGGTGATCGCGGCTGAAGCCGCTCCTACAAGGATCGTGTCAGGCCACAGAGCGCTGCATCCGCACGAAACATTCGTCCATGCCCACCTCGACGAAGCCCCGGCGCTGGTACAAGCGCCGCGCCGGGTTGCTGCCGAACACCGTCAAGCGCAGCAACGGCAAGCGCCGCTGCGCCGTCCAGCCGGCCAGTTGCTCCAGTACCCAGCCACCGATACCCCGGCCACGATGTTCAGGCAGCAGGTGCAACTCGCGGATATACAATGCCTGGCGGTCCTGGCTCAGGCTGCAGAAGCCCAGCACCTGGTCGCCGTCGACCACCAGCCACTGCTCGCGCCAGCCCCAGGCCTCGTCGAAGGCTTCCTCGATCCACAGCAGGTCGAATTCACGGTAGTACGGCAGCATGGCGCGGCGGGTCAGGTCACGGGCGAAGGTACGGTGACTGTCGGCGGCGGGGAACAGTTGAAGGGGCATCATCGAACACACGGGGTCAGGGGGTTTCGGGGGCATAGCAGACAGGCGAACTGCCCGGGCCGCGCCGCTCCAGTTCGTCTTCCAGCCAGCGGGCCAGCACCTGGGCATTGTTGTGCTCGGTATCCTTGCCGGCATACAGCAGGGTCAGGACGCCCTTGTCGGCCAGGTCCAGCAAGGGGTACCAATACTCGGGATGGGCAGCCAGTTCCTGCTGGTAGCACCGGGTGAAACCGGCAAAATCCATTTCTCCGGCATGGAACGCCTTACGCAGTTCGTCGGATGGCGCCACCTCACGCAGCCACCGGCCCTGCAGCTCATCCTTGCGCGTGTTGCGCGGCCACAGGCGATCGACCAGCACACGCTGGCCATCGCTCGGCAATGCCGCTTCGTAGACACGCTTGCATCGAATCATCAGTGACCTGCGCGACATCTCACCTCAGCAAGCCTAAGACGTTCATTGACCGAGGTCACGCACAAGTAACGATTTGTTTCTATGCTGGAAGCCTTCGGCACCCTTTGCCCGACGCCAACCGGAGCCCCCATGGCAACCCCGTCACTGGCCAGCCAGCCGCAACTGACCCACCGCGATTCACGTCCCCAGCTTGCTCACAAACCCAGCCGCGCCACCCTCACCCTGTTCATCGGCCTACTCCTGGCCGGCCTGGCCTACACCTTCTGGAGCCTCAAGCAGGACGTCAGCGCCAGCGGCACCGTGGTCACCACCGTCACCCCGTTCCTGCTGCTGGGCCTGGCGCTGCTGATCGCCCTGGGCTTCGAGTTCGTCAATGGTTTCCACGACACCGCCAATGCCGTGGCCACGGTGATCTACACCCACTCGCTGCCGGCACCGGTGGCGGTGGTGTGGTCGGGGCTGTGCAATTTTCTGGGGGTATTGCTGTCCAGCGGTGCGGTGGCGTTCGGCATCATCGCCCTGCTGCCGGTCGAACTGATCCTGCAGGTGGGCTCCAGCACCGGGTTCGCCATGGTCTTCGCCCTGCTGCTGGCGGCGATCATCTGGAACCTGGGCACCTGGTGGCTGGGCCTGCCGGCCTCCTCCTCGCACACCCTGATCGGTTCGATCATCGGCGTGGGCGTGGCCAACGCGCTCATGCATGGGCGCGACGGCACCAGTGGGGTGGACTGGGCCCAGGCCAGCAAGGTCGGCTACGCCCTGCTGTTCTCGCCGTTGATCGGTTTCACCTGCGCCGCCCTGCTGCTACTGGCCCTGCGCGCGCTGGTCAAGCGCCAGGAGCTGTACCAGGCGCCGCAAGGCCAGACCCCGCCGCCCTGGTGGATCCGCGGCGTGCTGATCCTGACCTGCACCGGCGTGTCGTTCGCCCATGGCTCGAACGAC
This genomic stretch from Pseudomonas entomophila harbors:
- a CDS encoding inorganic phosphate transporter, which translates into the protein MATPSLASQPQLTHRDSRPQLAHKPSRATLTLFIGLLLAGLAYTFWSLKQDVSASGTVVTTVTPFLLLGLALLIALGFEFVNGFHDTANAVATVIYTHSLPAPVAVVWSGLCNFLGVLLSSGAVAFGIIALLPVELILQVGSSTGFAMVFALLLAAIIWNLGTWWLGLPASSSHTLIGSIIGVGVANALMHGRDGTSGVDWAQASKVGYALLFSPLIGFTCAALLLLALRALVKRQELYQAPQGQTPPPWWIRGVLILTCTGVSFAHGSNDGQKGMGLIMLILVGTLPMAYALNKTMPNEQALQFSAVAEVTRQALVRSAPQPAPADPRQVLTAFISTPKASPELVPALAALTGMIGEEVKGYGSLKRVPAEAMANVRNDMYLTSEAIRLLDKHQLARFDADTTRHVQLFKRQLDDATRYIPLWVKVAVAIALGLGTMVGWRRIVVTVGEKIGKTHLSYAQGASAEVVAMCTIGAADLFGLPVSTTHVLSSGVAGSMVANGSGIQKRTLVNLLMAWVLTLPAAMLLAGGLYWLLNQLF
- a CDS encoding polysaccharide lyase, giving the protein MTLLLPQAHAAQSIWPPRATAQSAMITDYRTLPCPKEPPPPYTGSLLLQSKYDPRDASKSTLRASPDTDSERIAGQIKPFIAGLIQAGKRFQQAKKPKQANLALACQAQWLEHWAKAGALLAPDASNTGMAARKWALAAMAGSVLLTQAAADGKVRLSATQQQWFTRLGEQVIREYAPRRTSTTVYFNNHDYWAAWAVAATGMLVGRDDFIRWADGNLRRGLAQAVRHDDYAYLPLEVARSKLAANYSQYALVPLVLLSESARANGLAWSDDDQQTLDRLARFAARSVLEPGTLPELKGKAQAEVAPYKLAWLIPFLARAPGHRLARQLYDEEDGEVDNYSQIGGPLKPAYPNLP
- a CDS encoding right-handed parallel beta-helix repeat-containing protein produces the protein MAPLTRLYCLAALLLASTAQASPAIETLPLEQHQRQLAELRQQAHQAVAFEQASRPRPPGRASVTLQPMFSSQAGSWPFEPFVNNGLFRAIAGYQAHHPQAVMLRSGSITLAQLHDALNDARILKRYKDGYLLSYPLMIGPDAGLVLEDTHLYLYTFSGTALINQGWLGLNRSTLESMAGDKPGNTDRAWRPFVVAWAGSHTQVVGSTLRRLGYNANLSRGLSTALSAQQPAGSHPATVLIENSLFSELSSAVELQHSQATLTGSQFEQSQQYAIDVRDSQLNLSGNQVRGIDNNSGVRLRGQTRARVQDNLILGAAKAAIEISDQRGAVLLAGNRIGDSRGNGIQLRNLAPTPSAPLLIDDNLLASSQGSAVDASDVAAFALVGNRIGNTPEYAVSLRNAAPLSGPLLISGNHLGQVGKAVMRVEGVREIELGRNTFDGKALLQNLLIGDLLPLQGQVLEATVARGQIVRVCHGRSGFSRDAGNAVHGTRPAGDRG
- a CDS encoding alginate O-acetyltransferase AlgX-related protein, producing MNTLLPLGLAATLALLSLPGQAAEPGKPGCENLQCMACPALAEPRHYAEGRMKLMRQIVPGKERWLFRSMVDLTNDFGIPAPMRPEFARLMAAFHRQGIQVAMAIQPTRGLMHRDKLQADHLLGFDHDRASRNLDAYLGQLRQGGAVVAPMMQLVRQPPKGEYFFRRDHHWTPAGAEATARLMAEEIRRQPFYAGLTKKQYRTEPGVMVPKDGTLNLALSYICGNNYGFQYVRGYQTVPLANDSGALFDEAPDPEVILVGDSNAAAREDESKQFNFDGYLKQYLEVDILNYALPGVGEDGSLLEYLLSADYKPAAPPKLIIWELPANYRLDSPLMYRQLVPAIQGGCKASQAVLATKLQRPALKVGERIELLSNAGSARQTLSNGFLDIRLSDRNVKDFYLLVYYDNGARDKVWFRREAAVSGGQYYLELSKAPEFAGANLLSVFLEPTKAGTAATEVETRLCL
- a CDS encoding GNAT family N-acetyltransferase; this encodes MPLQLFPAADSHRTFARDLTRRAMLPYYREFDLLWIEEAFDEAWGWREQWLVVDGDQVLGFCSLSQDRQALYIRELHLLPEHRGRGIGGWVLEQLAGWTAQRRLPLLRLTVFGSNPARRLYQRRGFVEVGMDECFVRMQRSVA
- a CDS encoding DUF488 domain-containing protein, encoding MIRCKRVYEAALPSDGQRVLVDRLWPRNTRKDELQGRWLREVAPSDELRKAFHAGEMDFAGFTRCYQQELAAHPEYWYPLLDLADKGVLTLLYAGKDTEHNNAQVLARWLEDELERRGPGSSPVCYAPETP